One part of the Rhodococcus oxybenzonivorans genome encodes these proteins:
- a CDS encoding condensation domain-containing protein: MDLNLITHWRPQPGRVVEWKVTDMSARAAAQAPVDPALPTTMQERHLRRARLAAQNGETQSPWIGIAFDFPGRLDRAAMTRTLERYVLRHDTLHSWFSFADPVADPTDTTNPIRRHVVPTESINLAPAEGAVLDRPEQVRDHVAARFANDTSALAWPAFVFGAVEHYATDAPDAEESFTLFHAIDHAHTDMQSMILMFAETRMIYQAELDGVEPELPDPGSYVDYSRREREKAATLTMASPEVHGWIGHLTRNGGSFPSFPLDLGASDAPKPAIGSRFELADARDCELFGVACKANGANFIGGVFAALAITEHELVGRDRYMALSPVTTRNDPQFYWSQGWFINLVPVGFELDGATTFSGLAQRAQEAYRSGKTLGEVSVQQVIDTVLAASGPGTLSQHTTLTPPPIVSYIDGRRLPDTENFSSTRATGIVGGKATQIASIWINRVLEGTWMAISHPDTPEAHRSVAAYAGRLSTIMKTVAREGDYRSPEGVR; encoded by the coding sequence ATGGACTTGAACTTGATCACCCACTGGAGACCACAGCCTGGGAGGGTCGTCGAGTGGAAAGTAACGGACATGAGTGCACGAGCGGCTGCACAGGCTCCGGTCGACCCTGCCCTGCCGACCACCATGCAGGAACGACACCTGAGGCGGGCACGACTCGCCGCGCAGAACGGGGAGACGCAGTCCCCCTGGATCGGTATCGCGTTCGATTTCCCCGGCAGACTCGACAGGGCCGCCATGACGCGAACCCTCGAGCGGTACGTTCTGCGGCACGACACCCTCCACAGCTGGTTCTCGTTCGCCGACCCAGTAGCAGATCCCACGGATACCACGAATCCCATTCGGCGACACGTCGTTCCGACCGAGTCCATCAACCTCGCCCCAGCCGAGGGCGCCGTTCTGGACAGGCCTGAGCAGGTACGCGACCACGTCGCGGCGCGCTTCGCGAACGACACCAGTGCACTCGCCTGGCCGGCCTTCGTATTCGGTGCAGTAGAGCACTACGCGACTGACGCACCCGACGCCGAGGAGAGCTTTACTCTCTTCCACGCGATCGACCATGCGCACACCGACATGCAGTCGATGATCCTGATGTTCGCCGAGACGAGAATGATCTACCAGGCCGAACTCGACGGCGTGGAGCCGGAATTGCCGGACCCCGGCAGCTACGTGGACTACAGTCGGCGCGAGCGTGAGAAGGCCGCGACATTGACGATGGCGTCTCCGGAGGTGCACGGCTGGATCGGTCACCTCACCCGTAACGGAGGAAGCTTCCCGAGCTTCCCCCTCGACCTCGGAGCGTCCGACGCGCCGAAGCCGGCCATCGGCAGCCGGTTCGAGCTGGCCGACGCACGGGACTGCGAACTGTTCGGGGTCGCATGCAAGGCCAACGGTGCCAATTTCATCGGTGGTGTGTTCGCGGCACTGGCCATCACCGAACACGAGCTCGTCGGACGCGACCGTTACATGGCGCTCTCCCCGGTCACCACCCGCAACGATCCGCAGTTCTACTGGTCACAGGGGTGGTTCATCAATCTTGTTCCGGTCGGATTCGAATTGGACGGCGCCACCACGTTTTCCGGGCTCGCGCAGCGCGCGCAAGAGGCATATCGCTCTGGTAAGACACTCGGCGAAGTGTCGGTGCAACAGGTGATCGACACGGTGCTGGCCGCCTCGGGCCCGGGCACCCTGTCACAGCACACGACACTCACCCCTCCCCCGATCGTGTCGTACATCGACGGACGCAGGTTGCCCGACACCGAGAACTTCTCGTCCACCCGCGCCACCGGCATCGTGGGAGGGAAGGCAACTCAGATCGCCTCCATCTGGATCAACCGGGTCCTCGAGGGAACGTGGATGGCCATCTCCCATCCCGATACCCCGGAAGCACATCGCTCCGTCGCCGCCTATGCCGGACGCCTGTCGACCATCATGAAAACCGTAGCCCGCGAGGGTGATTACCGCTCGCCGGAGGGGGTGCGCTAG
- a CDS encoding condensation domain-containing protein translates to MHVTSIDKYMLEPGIVTEWSVDPGVVSQSAVPPSYNQLFHLDTARTHGIGRSVWMAAAFDLPGRLDKEALELALVHFIRRHDTLQTGFDVTSDALMRVDLDPALASVVASDPVLTSSPDELRDHLRRRFTEACDPLTFPAYLFATIERDDHYTVVSAFDHTLVDGYSLVIALGELRQIYQKLLSHSVSRGITAAELTEGLGAPGSFLRYCELEAETPATELGDPRVREWARFYERCGGTAPSFPLDLGVEAGKPAPQGADVRPLLGTADAERFEEICFDSGGSLFTGTLTAMGLAVQSINGTSRMPLQFPLHIRQDPQWANALGWLTTSAPLTVEVTPDGDFQSSLAHTHASFRTALTLKGVTMAQVRESLGDAYRRTRTDVFMVSYIDYRRLPGTDDHDELNAHHISNVTVADDAQFWISRTGRGLALRSRFPETPTARRAVTDFLERLREIMLNICENGVAPIAELTTQLHLEGTPVI, encoded by the coding sequence GTGCACGTCACGTCCATCGACAAGTACATGCTCGAACCCGGCATCGTGACCGAATGGTCCGTGGACCCGGGTGTGGTGTCGCAGTCGGCGGTGCCGCCGTCCTACAACCAGCTATTTCACCTCGACACCGCGCGCACCCACGGTATCGGCCGGAGTGTATGGATGGCAGCGGCTTTCGATCTTCCGGGGCGGCTCGACAAAGAGGCCCTGGAACTCGCGCTCGTTCACTTCATCCGGCGTCACGACACCCTGCAGACCGGGTTCGATGTCACCTCCGACGCGTTGATGCGTGTCGATCTCGACCCCGCCCTCGCCTCGGTGGTCGCCTCCGATCCGGTGCTCACGTCGTCACCGGACGAGCTTCGTGACCACCTGCGACGCCGCTTCACCGAGGCCTGCGATCCGTTGACGTTTCCCGCGTATCTCTTTGCGACCATCGAGCGCGACGACCACTACACCGTTGTCAGTGCCTTCGACCACACCCTGGTCGACGGCTACTCGCTGGTCATTGCGCTGGGTGAACTCCGACAGATCTACCAGAAGCTGTTGTCGCACAGCGTGTCCCGCGGCATCACCGCGGCGGAGTTGACCGAGGGACTCGGCGCTCCCGGCAGCTTCCTGCGGTATTGCGAACTCGAGGCCGAGACGCCGGCCACCGAGCTGGGTGACCCCCGGGTTCGTGAATGGGCACGGTTTTACGAGCGGTGCGGCGGCACCGCGCCGAGTTTCCCGTTGGACCTGGGTGTCGAAGCCGGCAAACCCGCACCGCAGGGCGCCGACGTCCGCCCGCTTCTGGGCACCGCCGACGCCGAACGCTTCGAGGAGATCTGCTTCGACTCCGGCGGAAGTCTGTTCACCGGCACGCTTACCGCGATGGGGTTGGCTGTCCAGTCGATCAACGGCACATCCCGGATGCCGCTGCAGTTTCCGCTGCACATTCGCCAGGACCCGCAGTGGGCAAACGCACTCGGATGGCTCACGACGAGTGCCCCCCTGACCGTAGAGGTGACCCCCGACGGCGACTTCCAGTCCTCGCTGGCGCACACGCATGCGTCCTTCCGCACCGCCCTGACCTTGAAGGGCGTCACGATGGCCCAGGTCCGCGAATCGCTCGGCGACGCGTACCGGCGAACCCGGACGGACGTGTTCATGGTGTCCTACATCGACTACCGCCGACTCCCGGGCACCGACGATCACGACGAGTTGAACGCCCACCACATCAGCAACGTGACGGTGGCCGACGACGCACAATTCTGGATCTCACGAACAGGGAGGGGCCTTGCGCTGCGCTCCCGATTCCCCGAAACCCCGACGGCAAGGCGTGCGGTCACCGACTTCCTCGAACGGCTGCGCGAGATCATGCTGAACATTTGTGAGAACGGTGTCGCACCCATCGCCGAACTGACCACCCAGCTGCACCTCGAGGGCACTCCCGTCATCTGA
- a CDS encoding sulfurtransferase translates to MPVAPDPTPSFAEYAHPERLVSTEWLNAHLGAPGLKVVESDEDVLLYDVGHIPGAVKVDWHLDLNDPVTRDYIDGEKFAELMSRKGISRDDTVVIYGDKSNWWAAYALWVFTLFGHEDVRLLDGGRDAWIAENRDTAFDVPDITPTDYPVVERNDAPIRAFKDDVLAHLGKGPLIDVRSPQEYTGERTHMPDYPEEGALRGGHIPSAQSIPWAKAAAPDSRFRSRTELNEIYSGVSAADDIVAYCRIGERSSHTWFVLTHLLGYPEVRNYDGSWTEWGNTVRVPIVRGEEPGEVPGSSS, encoded by the coding sequence GTGCCCGTAGCGCCAGATCCCACGCCCTCCTTCGCCGAGTACGCCCACCCCGAACGGCTGGTGTCGACGGAGTGGCTCAACGCACATCTGGGAGCGCCCGGCCTCAAGGTGGTGGAGTCCGATGAAGACGTCCTTCTCTACGACGTCGGTCACATCCCCGGTGCCGTGAAGGTCGACTGGCACCTCGACCTCAACGATCCGGTCACCCGCGACTACATCGATGGCGAGAAGTTCGCGGAGCTGATGAGCCGGAAGGGCATCAGCCGCGACGACACCGTCGTGATCTACGGCGACAAGAGCAACTGGTGGGCCGCATACGCGCTCTGGGTGTTCACCCTCTTCGGGCACGAGGACGTCCGCCTCCTCGACGGTGGCCGCGACGCGTGGATCGCCGAGAACCGGGACACCGCGTTCGACGTACCCGACATCACTCCCACCGACTACCCGGTGGTGGAACGCAACGACGCCCCGATCCGGGCGTTCAAGGACGACGTGCTCGCCCACCTCGGCAAGGGCCCGCTCATCGACGTGCGTTCTCCTCAGGAATACACCGGCGAGCGCACACACATGCCTGATTACCCGGAGGAGGGTGCACTGCGCGGCGGTCACATCCCGAGTGCGCAGAGCATTCCGTGGGCCAAGGCGGCGGCGCCGGACAGTCGTTTCCGCTCCCGCACGGAATTGAACGAGATCTACAGCGGCGTGTCCGCCGCCGACGACATAGTCGCGTATTGCCGTATCGGTGAACGCTCGAGTCACACCTGGTTCGTGCTCACCCACCTGCTCGGTTACCCGGAGGTCCGCAACTACGACGGATCGTGGACCGAATGGGGCAATACCGTGCGCGTTCCCATCGTCAGGGGTGAGGAGCCGGGCGAGGTCCCCGGCTCGTCGTCATGA
- a CDS encoding SufE family protein, translating into MTLMPDSLAEIVDDFAAVDGSDKLQLLLEFSRELQPLPAELEQDAMEPVPECQSPLFLSVDSSDPEHVRLHFSAPPEAPTTRGFASILQQGLDGHSTATILGVPDDFYSALGLADAVSPLRLRGMSAMLARIKRHLRG; encoded by the coding sequence ATGACACTGATGCCCGATTCGCTTGCCGAGATCGTCGACGACTTCGCTGCCGTCGACGGTTCCGACAAGCTGCAGCTGCTGCTCGAGTTCAGCCGTGAACTGCAACCTTTGCCCGCCGAACTCGAGCAGGACGCCATGGAGCCCGTGCCGGAGTGCCAGTCGCCGCTGTTCCTGTCGGTGGACAGTTCCGACCCCGAGCACGTGCGACTGCATTTCAGCGCACCCCCGGAGGCGCCGACGACGCGCGGTTTCGCGTCGATCCTTCAGCAGGGTCTCGACGGCCACAGCACGGCCACGATCCTCGGTGTACCCGACGACTTCTACTCCGCCCTCGGGCTGGCGGACGCCGTCAGCCCGCTCCGGTTGCGCGGCATGTCCGCGATGCTCGCACGCATCAAGCGGCATCTGCGCGGCTAG
- a CDS encoding condensation domain-containing protein has translation MEFTELADYPIPVGALTEWLPCARSAWIDDPRPASYIHEAHLRRCAAADGRESWLGTAFEIEGRLDVAAFQSALEKWTDRHEVLRSHTSFDPAHDTIRRRTVPAGGLHIGVISHGYDAAGGDNFAHLQQLFDEYASPHSWPSYVFATLEPVERDRFTVFFAADHSIIDGFSIVLVAHELTALYEEILSGRAANLFPVGSYVDFGRDERESPADADVQREALDVWRGALADRGLPEFPLEIGPRTHDAQQNLSAWILDADQAAAFSTACRDADVGFFSGLLACLGLAGAEVAGQQRFRTITPVHTRHAPQWASALGWFVGLSPVDFELPSHEFGEVARAAEANTARTKPIAVVPFDRIERELHLPIRPRFVVSYMDVRFVPDAGQWVDRNARALRSRQYTHDVYAWINRTPRGVNLAVRYPGNDIAAASVHTWVASLRRQLEQVAVTYPSVGREVSLKP, from the coding sequence ATGGAATTCACAGAACTCGCCGATTACCCCATACCCGTGGGAGCTCTCACCGAGTGGTTGCCGTGTGCGCGCTCGGCGTGGATCGACGATCCACGCCCGGCGTCGTACATCCACGAGGCGCACCTGCGCCGCTGCGCCGCTGCCGACGGGCGTGAGTCCTGGCTCGGGACCGCTTTCGAGATCGAGGGCCGCCTCGATGTCGCCGCTTTTCAGTCTGCACTCGAGAAGTGGACCGACCGGCACGAGGTGCTGCGCTCACACACCTCCTTCGATCCCGCCCACGACACCATCCGACGGCGCACAGTACCGGCCGGCGGATTACACATCGGCGTCATCAGCCACGGTTACGACGCTGCGGGCGGTGACAACTTCGCCCACCTCCAGCAACTGTTCGACGAGTACGCGTCTCCGCACAGCTGGCCTTCCTATGTGTTCGCGACGCTCGAACCGGTGGAGCGCGATCGGTTCACCGTGTTCTTCGCTGCCGACCACTCGATCATCGACGGGTTCTCGATCGTGCTGGTCGCGCACGAGTTGACGGCGCTGTACGAAGAAATCCTGTCGGGTCGGGCCGCCAACCTGTTTCCGGTCGGTAGTTACGTCGATTTCGGGCGGGACGAGCGGGAGTCACCTGCCGACGCCGACGTGCAGCGCGAGGCACTCGACGTGTGGCGGGGTGCTCTGGCCGATCGAGGACTGCCGGAGTTCCCTCTCGAGATCGGGCCGCGCACGCACGATGCGCAGCAAAACCTGTCGGCGTGGATTCTCGACGCCGATCAGGCAGCGGCCTTCTCTACGGCTTGCAGAGACGCCGATGTGGGGTTCTTCTCCGGGCTCCTGGCGTGCTTGGGCCTGGCAGGCGCGGAAGTCGCCGGGCAGCAACGTTTCCGCACCATCACGCCGGTCCACACCCGGCATGCGCCCCAGTGGGCGTCGGCGCTCGGATGGTTCGTCGGGCTCAGCCCGGTCGATTTCGAGCTCCCCTCCCACGAGTTCGGGGAGGTGGCCCGCGCCGCGGAAGCGAACACGGCCCGGACCAAGCCGATCGCCGTCGTCCCGTTCGACCGGATCGAGCGAGAACTCCACCTCCCCATCCGGCCGCGCTTCGTCGTCTCCTACATGGACGTCCGATTCGTCCCGGATGCGGGCCAGTGGGTCGACCGTAATGCCCGGGCGCTGCGAAGCCGGCAATACACCCACGATGTCTATGCATGGATCAATCGCACACCTCGGGGAGTCAATCTGGCGGTCCGATATCCGGGCAACGACATCGCTGCGGCGAGCGTCCACACCTGGGTGGCGAGCCTTCGGCGGCAACTAGAACAGGTTGCAGTAACCTACCCGTCGGTAGGGCGGGAAGTGTCGCTGAAGCCCTGA